In Mangifera indica cultivar Alphonso chromosome 1, CATAS_Mindica_2.1, whole genome shotgun sequence, a single genomic region encodes these proteins:
- the LOC123228135 gene encoding uncharacterized protein LOC123228135, with protein sequence MNWSSGLHTWIFSILLTALFFNSLLSSATQPSYADHCHSVVPEPSITKYKYAQLSSFPIRTGYYAGGSSIFSQNPSEGLQSLTFQVQSVIGTNQDGVLSVAGILEFAFQSIHYYPGNVSNSVYRPGRFHARSIISFRLEGLWSESSGNLCMVGNGYFYTKERKALNLQVVLKLSNLRNSSSNITTLVTGTMESLSSLNALSYFEPISVMFLPSLNYEYTLVSNESGKEFSGADDTVKGLPINSLPSKSFCSILPRAINEFKLRYTGDCDSSKNCGPFGAAVGFLPTIVSFEQIQCLEEEKRMRVLVGFPSHSYTQFYQPFNLTTTLIGEAVWDYKINQLCIVACRFLNTTGSLSNAQVGDCTTRLRLGFPAIWSIRDTSNVVGKIWSKKSVNNSGYFNEIMFQSSRSPFRTFPGRKYEYTEMEKVQSSCWPKGKLKKNKGKGFPNRFSNDIRFDMWVKSSKINPSWGTATPLFVGNQFYNRYAYQAYSALQANLRDNSPANISYLISINLRSDVSWRYEILKFSAEGIYDAETGQLCMVGCRHIVPKNQSLIHDSIDCEVLINFQFPPSSLKMKEGYIEGTIKSTRVKSDPLYFEKFDVTSATYTTPAIKKSIKRMDLEIIIAVITNTLACVFMGLQLFHVKKHPEVLPFISISMLFILTLGHMLALLLNFEALLQKTVVLGSNQWFEANQVLVRTLTMVAFLMEIRLLHLSWSARSAGGNPEALWFAEKSTLLVSLPLYAAGALILSLVIWRNRSHDNILLVFHLTQPQRSLWNDLKSYAGLVSDGFLLPQILLNAFRNSKENILSCSFYLGTTFIRLLPHAYDLYRGHSYTSIGSYLFAARNFDFYSTAWDVIISLGGLLFAGITLLQQRFGGQCIIPKKFWEGNRYEKVPVVIESQLCEKSSPSDEKTLATAALDLDSNK encoded by the coding sequence ATGAATTGGTCATCAGGGCTTCATACTTGGATATTTTCCATTCTGTTGACCGCTTTGTTTTTCAACTCGTTGTTATCCTCTGCAACTCAACCCTCTTATGCAGATCATTGTCATTCTGTTGTCCCTGAACCATCGATAACAAAGTATAAATACGCCCAGCTCTCATCTTTTCCTATCCGAACTGGTTACTATGCTGGTGGCAGTAGCATTTTTTCTCAGAACCCGTCTGAGGGCTTACAGTCACTCACCTTTCAGGTACAAAGTGTCATTGGAACTAACCAGGACGGCGTTTTAAGTGTAGCAGGAATTCTGGAGTTTGCATTTCAAAGCATCCACTACTACCCAGGAAATGTTTCAAATTCTGTATACAGGCCTGGGAGATTTCATGCTAGAAGTATAATAAGTTTCAGGCTTGAAGGGCTGTGGTCAGAATCTTCTGGCAACCTTTGTATGGTGGGAAATGGTTATTTCTACACCAAAGAACGTAAGGCTCTCAATCTTCAGGTTGTCCTGAAGCTCAGTAATCTCAGGAATTCCAGTAGTAATATCACTACTTTGGTTACCGGAACTATGGAGAGCTTGAGTTCTTTGAATGCTTTGAGTTACTTTGAACCGATTTCTGTAATGTTTCTTCCAAGTTTGAATTATGAGTACACTTTGGTTTCAAACGAATCAGGGAAGGAGTTTTCTGGAGCAGATGATACTGTGAAGGGTTTACCCATCAATTCACTGCCCTCAAAAAGTTTCTGTTCAATATTGCCAAGAgcaattaatgaatttaaattgaggTATACTGGTGACTGTGATTCTTCAAAAAATTGCGGACCTTTTGGTGCAGCTGTTGGATTTTTGCCTACTATTGTTTCCTTTGAACAAATTCAGTGTTTGGAGGAGGAAAAAAGAATGCGAGTCCTGGTGGGATTTCCTAGCCATAGCTATACTCAATTTTACCAGCCTTTCAATCTCACCACGACACTGATTGGGGAAGCAGTGTGGGATTACAAGATAAATCAGCTGTGTATTGTAGCTTGCCGATTTTTGAACACCACAGGTTCTTTGTCTAATGCTCAAGTTGGGGATTGTACAACAAGGCTGAGGTTGGGCTTCCCAGCAATATGGTCAATCAGGGACACTAGTAATGTTGTGGGGAAAATTTGGAGCAAAAAATCTGTAAATAATTCAGGTTACTTTAATGAGATCATGTTCCAAAGTTCTCGCAGTCCTTTCAGGACGTTTCCAGGTAGGAAATATGAATATACAGAAATGGAAAAAGTTCAAAGCTCATGCTGGCCGAAAGGGAAGCTGAAAAAGAACAAGGGGAAGGGATTCCCAAATAGGTTCTCTAATGATATACGATTTGATATGTGGGTTAAAAGCTCTAAGATAAACCCTTCTTGGGGCACTGCAACTCCCCTCTTTGTTGGTAACCAATTTTATAATCGATATGCATATCAAGCATATTCAGCATTACAGGCAAATCTGAGGGATAACAGCCCTGCCAATATCAGCTACTTAATTAGCATCAACCTGAGATCTGATGTATCCTGGAGATATGAGATCCTAAAGTTTTCTGCCGAAGGAATTTATGATGCAGAAACAGGACAACTTTGTATGGTAGGTTGCAGACATATTGTTCCGAAGAATCAATCATTGATACATGACTCTATAGACTGTGAAGTTCTTATTAATTTCCAGTTTCCTCCATCCAGTCTGAAGATGAAGGAAGGTTATATCGAAGGAACCATCAAAAGCACACGGGTGAAATCAGATCctctttattttgaaaaatttgatgTGACTTCAGCTACTTATACTACACCTGCAATTAAGAAGTCCATTAAAAGGATGGATCTGGAGATCATCATTGCAGTTATAACCAACACGCTTGCTTGTGTTTTCATGGGATTGCAGCTTTTCCATGTGAAAAAGCATCCTGAAGTGCTTCCCTTCATTTCAATTTCCATGCTTTTTATTCTTACTTTGGGCCACATGCTAGCTCTTCTTCTAAATTTTGAAGCCTTGTTGCAAAAAACTGTTGTGCTTGGAAGCAATCAATGGTTTGAAGCGAATCAGGTGCTCGTCAGGACATTAACAATGGTAGCTTTCCTCATGGAAATTCGCCTTCTTCATCTATCATGGTCTGCAAGATCAGCTGGTGGAAACCCAGAGGCCTTGTGGTTTGCTGAGAAGTCAACTTTGCTTGTCTCTTTGCCATTATATGCAGCTGGAGCCCTAATATTGTCGCTTGTTATCTGGAGGAATAGAAGCCATGATAATATATTGCTTGTGTTTCACCTAACACAACCTCAACGTTCTCTCTGGAATGACTTGAAATCATATGCAGGTTTGGTCTCCGATGGATTTCTTTTACCTCAAATCCTACTCAATGCATTCAGGAACTCTAAAGAGAATATTCTATCCTGTTCATTCTACCTTGGAACCACTTTTATTCGTTTGTTGCCACATGCTTATGATCTTTACAGAGGTCACAGCTACACTTCTATAGGATCATATTTATTCGCTGCTcgcaattttgatttttattcaactGCCTGGGATGTGATTATTTCTTTAGGGGGCCTATTGTTTGCTGGAATCACTTTGCTGCAGCAGAGGTTTGGAGGCCAATGCATTATTCCCAAGAAATTCTGGGAGGGCAATCGATACGAGAAGGTTCCAGTTGTTATTGAATCACAGTTGTGTGAGAAATCTAGCCCTTCTGATGAGAAAACCTTAGCTACTGCAGCCTTGGACTTGGATAGTAACAAGTGA
- the LOC123228069 gene encoding uncharacterized protein LOC123228069 yields the protein MNWSSGLHTWIFSILLTALFFNFLLSSASQPSYADHCQSVVPEPSITKYEAARLSSFPFQTGYYDGGSSILSQNPSEGLKSLTFQPQRVYRTDQDGVFSIYGILEFASQSILDSVYIHARSIISFRLEGLWSESSGNLCMVGNGYFYTKERKAPKLQVVLKLSNLRNSSSNITTLVTGTMESLSSLNALSYFEPISVMLLPSLNYEYTLVSNESGKEFSGADDTVKGLPINSLPSKSFCSILPRVVNEFKLRYTGDCDSSKNCGPFDAAVGFLPTTVSFEQIQCLEEEKRMRVLVGFPSGRYTQFYQPFNLTTTLIGEALWDYKINQLCIVACRFFNTTGSLSNAQVGDCKTRLRLGFPAKWSIRDTSNVVGKIWSKKSVNNSGYFNEIMFQSSRSPFRTFLGRKYEYTEMEKVRSLCWPKGKLKKNKGKGFPNSFSNDMRFDMWVKSSKINPSWGNAAPLFVGDQFYNRYAHLAYSAISPNSRISGSAVQANLRDDSPVNISYLISINLRSNVSWGYEILKFSAEGIYDVETGKLCMVGCRNLVPKNQSLIHDSIDCEVIINFQFPPSNLKMNEGYIEGSIQSTRVKSDSLYFEKFDVISRTYTTPGIKNSIRRMDLEIVIAVITNTLACVFVGLQLFHVKKHPDVLRFISISMLFILTLGHMLALLLNFEALLQKTVVLGSNEWFEVNQVLVRTLTMVAFLMEVRLLQVSWSARSAGENPEALWFAEKSTLLISLPLYAAGALILLLVSRRNRSHDDMLLSFHLTGPQHSLWKDFKSYAGLVSDGFLLPQILLNAFRNSKENVLSSSFCLGTTFIHLLPHAYDLYRGHSYASAGSYLYAASNSDFYSTAWDVIMPLGGLLFAGITLLQQRLGGQCIVPKKFWVGEQYEKVPVVSESQLPEKSSPSDEKISACADSDLEDSVPGKGKQKRQYGQSEALLMLGEIKKTVGFHVEGGPQLIEKGNRSCPKHFKDSLAANIDFLVKEFSKIGVKDSENFLTQTSRGAPVVGNLPPKAKTSL from the exons ATGAATTGGTCATCAGGGCTTCATACTTGGATATTTTCCATTCTGTTGACCGCTTTGTTTTTCAACTTCTTGTTATCCTCTGCAAGTCAACCCTCTTATGCAGATCATTGTCAATCTGTTGTCCCTGAACCATCGATAACAAAGTACGAAGCTGCCCGGCTCTcatcttttcctttccaaactggTTATTACGATGGTGGCAGTAGCATTCTCTCTCAGAACCCATCTGAGGGCTTAAAGTCACTCACCTTTCAGCCACAAAGAGTCTATAGAACTGACCAAGACGGTGTATTTAGTATATATGGAATTCTGGAGTTCGCATCTCAAAGCATCCTGGATTCTGTATACATTCATGCTAGAAGTATAATAAGTTTCAGGCTTGAAGGGCTGTGGTCAGAATCTTCTGGCAACCTTTGTATGGTGGGAAATGGTTATTTCTACACCAAAGAACGTAAGGCTCCCAAACTTCAGGTTGTCCTGAAGCTCAGTAATCTCAGGAATTCCAGTAGTAATATCACTACTTTGGTTACCGGAACTATGGAGAGCTTGAGTTCTTTGAATGCTTTGAGTTACTTTGAACCGATTTCTGTAATGTTGCTTCCAAGTTTGAATTATGAGTACACTTTGGTTTCAAACGAATCAGGGAAGGAGTTTTCTGGAGCAGATGATACTGTGAAGGGTTTACCCATCAATTCACTGCCCTCAAAAAGTTTCTGTTCAATATTGCCAAGAGTagttaatgaatttaaattgaggTATACTGGTGACTGTGATTCTTCAAAAAATTGCGGACCTTTTGATGCAGCTGTTGGATTTTTGCCTACTACTGTTTCCTTTGAACAAATTCAGTGTTTGGAGGAGGAAAAAAGAATGCGAGTCCTGGTGGGATTTCCTAGCGGTAGGTACACTCAATTTTACCAGCCTTTCAATCTCACCACGACACTGATTGGGGAAGCATTGTGGGATTACAAGATAAATCAGCTGTGTATTGTAGCTTGCCGATTTTTTAACACCACAGGTTCTTTGTCTAATGCTCAAGTTGGGGATTGTAAAACAAGGCTGAGGCTGGGCTTCCCGGCAAAATGGTCAATCAGGGACACTAGTAATGTTGTGGGGAAAATTTGGAGCAAAAAATCTGTGAATAATTCAGGTTACTTTAATGAGATCATGTTCCAAAGTTCTCGTAGTCCTTTCAGGACGTTTCTAGGTAGGAAATATGAATATACAGAAATGGAAAAAGTTCGAAGCTTATGCTGGCCGAAAGGGAAGCTGAAAAAGAACAAGGGGAAGGGATTCCCAAATAGTTTCTCTAATGATATGCGATTTGATATGTGGGTTAAAAGCTCTAAGATTAACCCCTCTTGGGGCAACGCAGCTCCCCTCTTTGTTGGTGACCAGTTTTATAACAGATATGCACATCTAGCATATTCAGCAATTAGCCCAAACTCAAGAATTTCAGGATCTGCAGTTCAGGCAAATCTGAGGGATGACAGCCCTGTAAATATCAGCTACTTAATTAGCATCAACCTGAGATCTAATGTATCCTGGGGATATGAGATCCTAAAGTTTTCTGCTGAAGGAATTTATGATGTAGAAACAGGAAAGCTTTGTATGGTAGGTTGTAGAAATCTTGTTCCGAAGAATCAATCATTGATACATGACTCTATAGATTGTgaagttattattaatttccaGTTTCCTCCATCCAATCTGAAGATGAATGAAGGTTATATTGAAGGAAGCATCCAAAGCACGCGGGTGAAATCAGATTCtctttactttgaaaaatttgatgTGATTTCACGTACTTATACTACCCCTGGAATTAAGAACTCCATTAGAAGGATGGATCTGGAGATCGTCATTGCTGTTATAACCAACACACTTGCATGTGTTTTCGTGGGATTGCAGCTTTTCCATGTGAAAAAGCATCCTGATGTGCTTCGCTTCATTTCAATTTCCATGCTTTTTATTCTTACTTTGGGCCACATGCTAGCTCTTCTTCTAAATTTTGAAGCCTTGTTGCAAAAAACTGTTGTGCTTGGAAGCAATGAATGGTTTGAAGTGAATCAGGTGCTCGTCAGGACATTAACAATGGTAGCTTTCTTAATGGAAGTTCGCCTTCTTCAGGTATCATGGTCTGCAAGATCAGCTGGTGAAAACCCAGAGGCCTTGTGGTTTGCTGAGAAGTCAACTTTGTTAATCTCTTTGCCATTATACGCAGCTGGAGCCTTGATATTGTTGCTTGTTAGCCGGAGGAATCGAAGCCATGATGATATGTTGCTTTCATTTCACctaacaggccctcaacattcTCTTTGGAAGGACTTCAAATCATATGCAGGTTTGGTCTCCGATGGTTTTCTTTTACCTCAAATCCTACTCAATGCATTCAGGAACTCTAAAGAGAATGTTCTGTCCTCTTCATTCTGCCTTGGAACCACTTTTATTCATTTGTTGCCACATGCTTATGACCTTTACAGAGGTCACAGCTACGCTTCTGCTGGGTCATATTTGTACGCTGCTAGCAATTCTGATTTTTATTCGACTGCTTGGGATGTGATTATGCCTTTAGGGGGCCTATTGTTTGCTGGAATCACTTTGCTGCAGCAGAGGTTAGGAGGCCAATGCATTGTTCCCAAAAAATTCTGGGTGGGTGAACAATATGAGAAGGTTCCAGTTGTTAGTGAATCACAATTGCCGGAAAAATCTAGCCCTTCTGATGAGAAAATCTCAGCATGTGCAGACTCAGACTTGGAAG ATTCAGTGCCTGGAAAAGGAAAACAGAAACGGCAATATGGTCAATCCGAGGCACTACTTATGCTGggggaaattaaaaaaact GTGGGATTTCACGTCGAAGGTGGGCCACAGCTCATTGAGAAGGGTAACAGGAGCTGCCCAAAGCATTTTAAGGACTCTTTGGCTGCAAATATCGATTTTCTTGTAAAAGAATTTAGTAAAATTGGAGTCAAGGACTCTGAGAACTTCCTTACTCAAACAAGCAGAGGGGCCCCTGTAGTTGGTAATCTTCCACCTAAGGCTAAGACGTCATTATAG